The genomic region TCCTCCTTCAGGGTCTTCTTTTCCAAAAGCGCGTAGGAGTAGCGGTACCAGCGGCTGCCCGGAAAATTGGCGCCGAGCACCGCCGCGTAGCGCCGGGCCTCGTCCTCGATCCCGAGCGCCGAATAGGCCTCGACAAGCCGGTGCAGCGCCTCGGGCGTCTGGGTGGAGGTCTGGTACTCCTGCAGCACGTGCCGGAAGCGCAGGATGGCCGCGAGATAGTGTCCCTGCTTCAGATAGAAGCGGCCCACCATCATGTCGTGGGCGGCGAGCTGATCCTCGACCAGCGCAAGCTTCAGCTTGGCATCCGTCGCATAGTCGGTCTCGGGATAGCGCTTGATGACCTCGCGCAGGGCGTCGCGCGCCTTCAGCGTCACCGTCTGGTCGCGGTAGACGTCCGTCATCTGCTCGAAATAGCTCACCGCGATCAGGTAATGCGCATAGGACGCAAGTTTGCTGCCGGGGTGCAGGCTCAGGAATCGCTCGGCCGCGAGAATCGCGTCGTCATATTTCCGGTTCATGTAGTGCGCATAGGCCGACATCAGCTGCGCCCGGCGCGCCCAGCTCGAGTACGGATGCTGGCGCTCGACCTCGTCGAAGGCCGCAGCCGCCACCTGCCAGCGCTTGCGCAGCAGGTTCTCGTAGCCGAGATTGTATAAGACATTGACATCTCGCGCGATATATGTGTCTTTCTTGGATGAGGAGCATCCGGGAAGCACAAGGAACGCGAGCGGGACAAGGATGGAAACGGCAAGCCGCAACATTCCGAAGGAGGAGATCCGTGGCAGCGACAGGGCTCGCATCATGGGCTTCACTTCGTTTCCCGTTGGCATGGCGCCGCGCCATCCCGGCCCCGCCGGTCCGGCGGCCGCCCGTCAATGTCGGCCCCGTGCGGGGGCGGCTGCAGGAGCTTCCGTCGCGGGCGGGCGGCGCGGATTCGTTCCTACTATCCGATCTTTTTGCGGTGGTGGCAAGCCGGACCCTGGCTGCTCCCGTGTTCCGCAGGCAGACCCGACGAGGCGAGAGAAGATGGCGAAAACGGGGCAGGAGGCATGAACGAGGCTGATCGAGACGCACGGCGGCAGGCCCGCATGAGCGGCCGCGCCGGCGAGGCCCGCCGGCTGGCCAAGGAGATCGATGCGTTCGTGGGCAGGCGCATCCGCGAGCGCAGGCTTGCCGCGGGGATCACGCAGCAGGAGCTCGCCGCGGCGCTCGGGCTGTCCTATCAGCAGGTGCAGAAATACGAGAACGGCAGCAATCGCATCAGCGCGGGACGGCTGTATGTGCTGGCGCGCCTGCTCGGCGCCGATGTCACGGACTTCTTCCCGCGCGACCCCTTCGGCCGCCTCGGCGAGGCGGACATCGATCCCATCCTCTCCTTCAGCGAGGATGCGATCGCCGCGGCAAAGGACCTCATGGCGGTCGACAGCCCGCGCGTGCGGCAGGCGCTGCGGGCGCTGCTGAGGGCCCTGCGCCACGAGGCGGAGCAGGGGGAAGACTAGAGACCCGCCACGGTCCGGCGCGCCGCTTGCCATCACCGGAAGGCATCCGCTAAGCGCAAGGCGCACACGGGCGGTGGCCCTGCTGTGCGGGGGCCCGCCGCGCATGGCGCCGACCGCGCCCCGATGCGCATCGGGCCGCGGCTTTCGCCCGTCTCTGTTGAGCGACCGCTTTGACAAGGGCAACCGTCATGGCCGATCGGACGCGCCGGGAGCTGTCGCTGGTCTCGCTCAGCCTCGTCGCCGTCGCGCTGGGTGTGGCGACGGGGATCGGGGCCGCCGTGTTCCGCGTACTCATCGCCTTCTTCCACAACCTCTTTTTTGCGGGCGAAATCTCGGTCGCCTTCGACGCCAACCGCCTGACGCCCCCTTCACCGTTCGGTCCGTGGATCCTGCTGGCGCCGGTGCTGGGCGGGCTCGTGGTGGTATTCATCGTCCGCCGCTTCGCGCCCGAGGCGAAGGGCCATGGCGTGCCCGAGGTGATGGACGCCATCTACTACAAGGGCGGCGTGATCCGCCCCGTCGTCGTGTTCGCGAAGGCGCTGGCGAGCGCGATCTCCATCGGCAGCGGCCATTCGGTGGGGCGCGAGGGGCCGATCATCCAGATCGGCAGCGCCATCGGCTCGGTCTTCGGCCAATGGGGGCGGCTGGCGACCTGGCAGGTGATCACGCTGGTGGCCGCGGGTGCCGGGGCCGGCATCGCGGCGACCTTCAACACCCCGCTCGGCGGCGTGATGTTCGCGATCGAACTGATGCTGCCCGAGGTCAGCGCCCGCACCTTCCTGCCCGTGGTGCTGGCGACCGGCACGGCCACCTATGTCGGGCGAATGGCCTTCGGCCTTGCGCCGGCCTTCACGCTCTCGCTCGCCGAGGTCTCCAATGTCGCGCTGCCCACGAACCCCGCGCTGCTGCCCCTTTATGTCGCGCTCGGCGTGATCTGCGGGCTCGCCGCCTTCGCCTTCGTCCGGGGGCTGCACGGCCTCGAGGACGTGATGGAGGCGCGTCTGCCGAACCCCTACCTGCGGGCCGTGGCCGGGTTTGCCGTCCTGGGCGGCCTGTTCCTTCTGCTTCAGCCCACGACCGGGGCCTATCATGTCGACGGCGTCGGCTATGGCACGATCGAGGAGGTGCTCCATGGCCGCCTCGATGTGGCGGAGACACTCTTCCTGCTGTTCGTCGCCAAGCTGTTCGCCACCACCCTGTCGCTGGCGAGCGGGGCTTCGGGCGGCGTCTTCGCGCCCTCGCTCTTTCTGGGCGCGACGCTCGGGGGCGCCTTCGGCAGCCTCGCCGGCATGCTCTTCCCCGAGCTCGATCTCACGGCGGCCCAGTTCGCGCTGATCGGCATGGCCGCGATGGTGGGAGGCGGCACGGGGGCCGCGATGACCGCCATTCTGATGATGTTCGAGATGACGACCGCGTATTCGGTCATCGTGCCGGCCATCATCGCGGTCGCCTGCGCGATCGGCACGCGCCGCGCCCTCTCGTCGGAAAACATCTACACCTTCAAGCTCTTGCGGCGGGGCCACCGCATTCCGAAGGACCGTCACACCAACATGTTCCTCGTGCGCCCCGCGCGCGAGGTGATGGCGCCGGTAAAGGGCCGCATCGCGGTCTCGGGCCGGCTCGACCGCGCGGACGTCACGCTGCGGCCGCTCGTGATGGAGGGCGAGACGGGATATGCCCTGCTCGTGAGAGGCCGCCATGTCAGCGGCGTCATGCGCATCGAGGACTGGCGCCGGTTCGCCGGGGCGCGCGCGGGCGATGCGCAGGGATCGGGAGAGCCGCCGCAGGTGATGCGCCGCTTCATCCTTGCGCGGCCGGGGGATCTGATGGTCGACGTGATCCGGCGGATGAACCGCCATCATGCCGAGCTCGTGCTCGTGGCCGAGGAAGGGCACAGCAGCGTGCACGCGGACGAAATCCTCGGCGTCATCGGCGATCACGAGCTCGCGGCCGAGGTCCGCGCCAGCTTCGATGACCGCTAGAGAATTACTTCACCGATCTCGGCAGAACACACCCGGTTTTTCGAGTTTGAAATCGGGACAGGGCAGGGCGGATCGCGAAGTCAATCTGCTGGCGAACCGCCGGAAAACATGTCAATCTTGGCGAACTAGCCACATTTTAAGAATTTGTTGACCTGCACGACGGCATGATTCAGCCTGCCGTAGAGTGGCCGGGCCGCTTGGCGCCCGGCGGGCGGAGCAGGGAGTCGCGGCCGATGCCCGGGCATGCGTCAGGGTGTTGCCGCCTGCTGCCGGCCCAAGAGGATGCGGGGTGAGCGCAGGGATGGCGAGGCAGTGGGCGATCGAAGACCTGATGCGTCTGGCGCGCGAGCGCTCGGCCCACGCCCGTGCGACGCTGCTCGAGAACGTCACCGACCTGTTTCTCAGCGAAGAGGGGCGGCTCACCGAACAGGAACGGGCTCTCATCTCCGACATCCTGATCAAGCTGCTCGAGGAGGTCGAAACGGTGGTGCGCGAGCAGCTCGCCCATGCGCTCGCCCGCAGCGGCATCGAACTGCCGGAAGTCGAGCGCCTGCTCGCCCATGACGAGATCGCCGTCGCGCGCCCGATCCTGCTCAAAAGCCGCGCCCTGCGCGATCCCGATCTCATCGAGATCATCCGCTGGCGCAGCCATGAGCACCGGCTTGCGATCGCCATGCGCGACGAGCTGAGCGAGGCCGTGAGCGACGCCCTCGTCGAATACGGCGAGGACGACGTGATCGAAGCGCTGCTCCGCAATCCCGACGCCCGGCTGTCCGAGAAGGCGATGGAATACCTCGTCGCCGAATCCCAGCGGGTTGACCGGTTCCAGGAGCCGCTCGTGCGCCGCCATGATCTGCCGGATCATCTGGCGCTGAAGATGTTCTGGTGGGTGGGGGCGGCGCTGCGCCATGAGATTCTGAAGCGCGTGAAGGTGGATCCGCTCGTCCTCGACCGCGCGGTCCATTCCGCGGTGGAGGCGTTGAAGGCCACCCACGCGCCCGAGCAGAGCGCCCATGCGAAGGCCTTCGCGCTGGCGCGGCGCCTGAAGGAACGCGGCGAATTGACGCCGGAATTTCTTCTGGCTTGCCTCAGGAGTCGGCATCTGGCAATGTTCGTCGCCGGTCTGGCGGAGCTGGGAGGCATAGACCTCCGGACGGCTTGGCGGATCTTCGTCGACCGCGGTGGGGAGGGACTTGCCGTACTTGCGCGCGCCGCAGGGCTGACGCGCGATCAGTTCGCGAAGCTGTTCCTGCTGCTCGTCGAGCTGCGCAACGGCCAGCGCGCCCAACCTCCCGCGGTCCTCGAGCGGATCCTCGAGCTGTTCGACAAGATCGGAGAAGAGAAGGCGCGCATCGCCCTCTTCTACTGGCGGCTCGACCGGACCTACGAGGAAGCGCTGGAGGAGCTTCGCGATGTCTGCTGACGGGGGCGCAAGGGGCGGCCGCATGGCGGAGGCGATCGATCTGCGCAGCTG from Rhodothalassiaceae bacterium harbors:
- a CDS encoding transport integral membrane protein, giving the protein MADRTRRELSLVSLSLVAVALGVATGIGAAVFRVLIAFFHNLFFAGEISVAFDANRLTPPSPFGPWILLAPVLGGLVVVFIVRRFAPEAKGHGVPEVMDAIYYKGGVIRPVVVFAKALASAISIGSGHSVGREGPIIQIGSAIGSVFGQWGRLATWQVITLVAAGAGAGIAATFNTPLGGVMFAIELMLPEVSARTFLPVVLATGTATYVGRMAFGLAPAFTLSLAEVSNVALPTNPALLPLYVALGVICGLAAFAFVRGLHGLEDVMEARLPNPYLRAVAGFAVLGGLFLLLQPTTGAYHVDGVGYGTIEEVLHGRLDVAETLFLLFVAKLFATTLSLASGASGGVFAPSLFLGATLGGAFGSLAGMLFPELDLTAAQFALIGMAAMVGGGTGAAMTAILMMFEMTTAYSVIVPAIIAVACAIGTRRALSSENIYTFKLLRRGHRIPKDRHTNMFLVRPAREVMAPVKGRIAVSGRLDRADVTLRPLVMEGETGYALLVRGRHVSGVMRIEDWRRFAGARAGDAQGSGEPPQVMRRFILARPGDLMVDVIRRMNRHHAELVLVAEEGHSSVHADEILGVIGDHELAAEVRASFDDR
- the bamD gene encoding outer membrane protein assembly factor BamD, producing MPTGNEVKPMMRALSLPRISSFGMLRLAVSILVPLAFLVLPGCSSSKKDTYIARDVNVLYNLGYENLLRKRWQVAAAAFDEVERQHPYSSWARRAQLMSAYAHYMNRKYDDAILAAERFLSLHPGSKLASYAHYLIAVSYFEQMTDVYRDQTVTLKARDALREVIKRYPETDYATDAKLKLALVEDQLAAHDMMVGRFYLKQGHYLAAILRFRHVLQEYQTSTQTPEALHRLVEAYSALGIEDEARRYAAVLGANFPGSRWYRYSYALLEKKTLKEDRKRGFFAWLF
- a CDS encoding transcriptional regulator, which translates into the protein MSGRAGEARRLAKEIDAFVGRRIRERRLAAGITQQELAAALGLSYQQVQKYENGSNRISAGRLYVLARLLGADVTDFFPRDPFGRLGEADIDPILSFSEDAIAAAKDLMAVDSPRVRQALRALLRALRHEAEQGED